In Flavobacterium cerinum, one genomic interval encodes:
- a CDS encoding nucleoside-diphosphate kinase — protein MATNRTFTMIKPDAVEKGHIGGIINMITEAGFRIVSMKLTQLTVADAQKFYAVHSERPFYGELVEFMSRGPIVAAILEKDNAVEEFRTLIGATNPAEAAEGTIRKKYATSIGENAVHGSDSDENAAIESAFHFAGREQF, from the coding sequence ATGGCAACGAATAGAACATTCACTATGATTAAGCCTGATGCTGTTGAAAAAGGACACATCGGAGGAATTATTAACATGATCACTGAAGCAGGTTTCAGAATCGTATCAATGAAATTAACGCAATTAACTGTAGCTGATGCTCAGAAATTCTACGCTGTTCACAGTGAAAGACCTTTCTACGGTGAGTTAGTTGAGTTCATGTCAAGAGGTCCGATCGTAGCTGCTATCCTTGAAAAAGACAATGCAGTTGAAGAATTCCGTACTTTAATCGGTGCTACAAACCCGGCTGAAGCTGCTGAAGGAACTATCCGTAAAAAATATGCTACTTCAATCGGAGAAAATGCAGTTCACGGATCTGACAGCGATGAGAATGCTGCTATCGAAAGTGCTTTCCATTTTGCAGGAAGAGAGCAATTCTAA
- a CDS encoding OB-fold protein, which produces MKKKRVVIILILLVILGFAGYAYLYQGHRDIASEKESYLVTANSIFSEFQTSEAKANQKYLDKTIEVYGKISSVDPEANSIIIDEKLFVVFKEKIKPEELMVLSNVKVKGRFIGYDDLLGELKMDECSLVK; this is translated from the coding sequence ATGAAAAAAAAGAGAGTTGTAATAATTTTGATACTGTTGGTAATTCTGGGGTTTGCCGGGTATGCTTATTTGTATCAGGGACATCGTGATATCGCTTCCGAAAAAGAAAGTTATCTGGTAACGGCTAATTCTATTTTTAGCGAATTTCAAACCAGTGAAGCGAAAGCAAATCAGAAATATCTTGATAAAACGATAGAAGTTTACGGGAAAATCAGCAGTGTGGATCCGGAAGCGAATTCAATAATTATTGATGAAAAACTATTTGTTGTTTTTAAAGAGAAAATCAAACCGGAAGAACTGATGGTACTGTCTAATGTTAAAGTAAAAGGGCGCTTTATCGGTTATGATGACCTGTTAGGGGAGCTTAAGATGGATGAATGTTCTCTGGTAAAATAA
- the bshC gene encoding bacillithiol biosynthesis cysteine-adding enzyme BshC, translating into MPTDCISYQESNYFTRLIVDYLDKKTETQSLYHRFPTLENFRNQLEEKAAHFSSDHRNKLADVLEKQYAATTASAATLQNITLLKDENTFTITTGHQLNLFTGPLYFLYKIISTINLTKELKAAYPTYHFVPVYWMATEDHDFEEINYFNFKSKKIKWNRDSSGPVGRLSTEGLDSVFDVFSKELGIGNNAESLRQLFKNAYLKHTNLADATRYLANELFKEQGLVIIDGDNEALKREFIPYVKQELLEQTSFQNVTATSDLLKAYNIQVNPREINLFYIEDQLRERIVYENGKYFVNGTSRWFTTEEILDELERCPEKFSPNVIMRPLYQEVILPNLAYIGGGGELAYWLELKSFFEASGIPFPILLLRNSALLATQKQAQKADKLGLSWADLFKKQPDLINEKVAGFSEFTIDFSEQRAHLEQQFAKLREIANQTDPSFSGAVNAQEKKQLKGLDNLEKRLLKAEKRNHHEQLSRITSLQNELFPNQNLQERIANFSEFYLEYGENLIPELFRQLKPLEQDFTVITL; encoded by the coding sequence ATGCCTACTGACTGTATCAGCTATCAAGAATCCAATTATTTCACCCGATTAATTGTTGATTATTTAGATAAAAAAACAGAAACACAGTCCTTATATCATCGTTTTCCGACCCTGGAAAATTTCAGAAACCAACTGGAAGAAAAAGCGGCTCATTTTAGTTCCGATCATCGAAATAAACTTGCCGATGTTCTCGAAAAGCAATATGCTGCAACGACTGCTTCAGCAGCCACTCTTCAAAATATTACCCTATTAAAAGACGAAAATACATTTACCATAACAACCGGTCATCAGCTAAATCTTTTCACCGGACCGTTATATTTTCTTTATAAAATCATTTCTACGATCAATCTGACAAAGGAATTAAAAGCGGCTTATCCTACTTATCATTTTGTTCCGGTATACTGGATGGCAACCGAAGACCACGATTTTGAAGAAATTAATTATTTTAATTTTAAGAGTAAGAAGATCAAATGGAACCGGGACAGTTCAGGACCTGTAGGTCGACTTTCAACCGAAGGACTTGACAGTGTTTTTGATGTTTTTTCTAAAGAATTAGGCATCGGAAATAATGCTGAATCCCTGCGTCAACTGTTTAAAAATGCTTATTTAAAACATACCAATCTGGCCGATGCAACCCGATATCTTGCGAATGAACTTTTTAAAGAACAAGGATTGGTTATTATTGACGGCGATAACGAAGCATTAAAACGAGAATTTATTCCGTATGTAAAACAGGAACTTTTGGAACAGACTTCGTTTCAAAATGTTACGGCTACTTCCGACTTACTAAAAGCCTACAACATACAGGTAAATCCAAGAGAAATCAATCTTTTTTATATTGAAGATCAGTTGCGTGAACGAATTGTTTATGAAAACGGAAAATACTTCGTTAACGGTACTTCACGCTGGTTTACAACCGAAGAAATTTTAGATGAATTGGAACGATGTCCGGAAAAATTTAGTCCGAATGTTATTATGCGGCCGTTATATCAGGAAGTCATTTTACCCAATTTAGCTTATATCGGTGGCGGAGGTGAATTGGCTTATTGGTTGGAATTAAAATCATTTTTTGAGGCTTCCGGAATACCTTTTCCAATTTTATTATTGCGAAATTCTGCTTTACTGGCAACACAAAAACAAGCGCAAAAAGCAGACAAATTGGGGTTATCCTGGGCTGATTTATTTAAAAAACAACCAGATTTGATCAATGAAAAAGTAGCCGGATTTTCCGAATTCACCATTGACTTTTCCGAACAGCGAGCACACCTGGAACAACAATTTGCAAAATTACGTGAGATCGCTAATCAAACAGATCCATCGTTTTCAGGAGCCGTTAATGCTCAGGAAAAGAAACAACTTAAAGGATTAGACAATCTGGAAAAACGATTATTAAAAGCCGAAAAAAGAAATCATCACGAACAGTTAAGTCGTATTACATCACTTCAGAACGAGCTTTTTCCAAATCAGAATTTACAGGAGCGAATTGCAAATTTTTCAGAGTTTTATCTGGAGTACGGAGAAAATCTGATCCCCGAATTATTCCGTCAACTTAAGCCATTAGAACAGGATTTCACGGTTATAACCTTATAA
- a CDS encoding tetratricopeptide repeat protein translates to MKTDKLDKFLFQAMDAYPSYLEETVESLSYALSYDAKNTMALCLLGRLHAEQLYDYEGAKTYFEQALSENINALEVYPYFIDTLLQNEDFDQAEKLIDFALTIKGCNKADILLKKVMLLERKREFTAAKELLKEVKYNVYNSDLHYYISDTEKRLKEKIELSEGKKDKKSKSKKKKK, encoded by the coding sequence ATGAAAACAGATAAATTAGATAAGTTTTTATTTCAGGCTATGGACGCTTATCCGTCTTACCTGGAAGAAACCGTGGAATCGTTAAGTTATGCGTTATCATATGACGCTAAAAACACAATGGCGCTTTGCCTGTTGGGAAGACTTCACGCGGAACAACTTTACGATTATGAAGGAGCAAAGACCTATTTTGAACAGGCTTTATCCGAAAATATTAATGCTTTGGAAGTGTATCCGTATTTTATCGATACCTTATTGCAGAACGAAGATTTTGATCAGGCGGAAAAGCTAATCGATTTTGCACTGACGATCAAAGGATGTAATAAAGCAGATATTCTTTTGAAAAAGGTAATGTTACTGGAAAGAAAAAGAGAATTCACGGCTGCAAAAGAATTGCTGAAAGAAGTGAAATACAATGTCTATAATTCGGATTTACATTATTATATCTCAGATACTGAAAAACGATTGAAGGAAAAAATCGAATTGTCTGAAGGTAAAAAAGATAAAAAGAGTAAGTCGAAAAAGAAGAAAAAGTAA
- a CDS encoding DUF5777 family beta-barrel protein — protein sequence MKKSLLSLLLLPFCASAQNDLLSEIDTVKTDNRVESVFKSLKIVNLESTKLAAKGDFYFIVAHRFGYVKHGFEDFFGMDDANTQIKFTYGLTNWLTAHVSRSGFQKTYEMAVKYRLMAQEKDGFPVTLVGFNSLAINTEMKKEDYPNLKFDNRLSYVTQLLISRKFTERLSLELAPTYFHENTIRDFLDADNNVITPNPQSNDQFALGMGGRYKLTKRWSINMDYAAHLNRAKNSIYTNPLSIGVDLETGGHVFQMHFTNSRAMNEAGFLGQTTGDWGKGEISFGFNLVRVF from the coding sequence ATGAAAAAAAGTTTACTCTCTTTACTCTTATTGCCTTTTTGTGCATCGGCTCAAAATGATTTGTTATCGGAAATCGATACGGTAAAAACCGATAATCGGGTCGAATCGGTATTTAAATCGTTGAAAATTGTTAATCTCGAATCGACTAAACTGGCCGCAAAAGGCGATTTTTATTTTATTGTAGCGCATCGCTTCGGTTATGTAAAACACGGTTTTGAAGATTTTTTCGGAATGGACGATGCTAATACGCAGATCAAGTTTACTTATGGATTGACAAATTGGTTAACAGCACATGTTTCCCGTAGCGGATTTCAGAAAACCTATGAAATGGCCGTAAAATATCGGTTAATGGCACAGGAAAAAGACGGATTTCCGGTTACTTTGGTCGGATTCAATAGTTTGGCGATTAATACGGAAATGAAAAAAGAAGACTATCCGAATTTAAAGTTCGACAATCGTTTAAGCTATGTAACTCAATTGCTTATTTCAAGGAAATTTACCGAGCGACTTTCGTTAGAATTGGCGCCGACCTATTTCCATGAGAATACAATCCGTGATTTTCTGGATGCCGATAATAATGTTATAACGCCAAATCCGCAATCGAATGATCAGTTTGCTTTGGGGATGGGCGGGCGTTATAAGCTCACCAAGCGTTGGTCAATTAATATGGATTATGCGGCTCATTTAAACCGGGCTAAAAATTCAATCTATACCAATCCGTTGTCTATCGGGGTCGATCTGGAAACCGGCGGACACGTATTTCAGATGCATTTTACCAATTCGAGAGCGATGAATGAAGCCGGATTTTTAGGACAAACAACCGGAGATTGGGGAAAAGGAGAGATCTCGTTCGGATTTAATCTCGTTCGTGTATTCTAA
- a CDS encoding RtcB family protein, translated as MGNKLSGKDLIKLGFPKDNSINIALGQINRYRKREKKESILTEAKEVLLSPEKFKNHGTWGKVAEGLVNPVQVKMQQLKTTRAPFSIFGENEIDQQAKFQLYDALKLPISVAGALMPDAHSGYGLPIGGVLATDNAVIPYGVGVDIGCRMSLSIFDLSASFIKGRDQQLQSILADHTKFGMYETHQIKADHEIFSRSEFRDIPFVKGLLDKAYKQLGTSGGGNHFVEFGIVKLDTVLPEWKIQPGDYFAVLSHSGSRGLGANIAKQYTYLATKQCPLPKNVQHLAWLDLNTHDGQEYWMAMNLAGDYAKACHDDIHRRIAKILGKRVVVTIENHHNFAWKEFHDGKECVVHRKGATPAAEGQLGIIPGSMTAPGYIVMGKGNPESLNSASHGAGRVFSRAKCKTMFTQSDIKKELKKHEVTLIGGNIDEAPMAYKDIMKVMGNQQELVSVMGTFTPKIVRMDK; from the coding sequence ATGGGAAATAAATTATCCGGGAAAGACTTGATTAAACTAGGCTTTCCTAAAGACAACAGCATAAATATTGCCTTGGGGCAAATTAACAGATATAGAAAAAGAGAAAAAAAAGAGAGCATTTTAACGGAAGCAAAAGAAGTATTGCTGTCTCCGGAAAAATTCAAAAATCACGGTACCTGGGGAAAAGTAGCTGAGGGATTGGTTAATCCGGTTCAGGTAAAGATGCAACAACTGAAAACGACTCGAGCTCCCTTTTCGATTTTCGGTGAAAATGAAATTGATCAACAGGCGAAGTTTCAATTGTATGATGCTTTGAAATTACCGATTTCGGTTGCCGGAGCTTTAATGCCGGATGCGCATTCCGGATATGGATTACCAATCGGTGGTGTATTGGCAACAGATAACGCCGTAATTCCTTACGGAGTAGGTGTTGACATCGGATGTCGTATGAGTCTGTCCATTTTTGATTTATCGGCTTCTTTTATAAAAGGAAGGGATCAGCAATTGCAATCCATTTTGGCGGATCATACCAAATTCGGAATGTATGAAACGCATCAGATCAAAGCGGATCATGAGATTTTTTCCAGGTCGGAGTTCCGGGATATTCCTTTTGTAAAAGGATTATTGGATAAGGCTTATAAGCAATTGGGGACTTCCGGAGGCGGGAATCATTTTGTAGAATTCGGAATCGTAAAACTGGACACGGTATTGCCGGAATGGAAAATACAGCCGGGCGACTATTTTGCTGTATTATCCCATAGCGGATCACGCGGATTAGGAGCAAATATTGCAAAACAGTACACGTATCTGGCTACAAAACAGTGTCCGTTACCTAAAAATGTACAGCATCTGGCCTGGCTGGATCTGAATACGCATGACGGACAGGAATACTGGATGGCTATGAATTTGGCCGGTGATTATGCTAAAGCTTGTCACGATGATATTCACAGACGAATTGCTAAGATACTGGGGAAAAGAGTCGTGGTAACAATTGAAAATCACCACAACTTTGCATGGAAAGAATTTCATGACGGAAAGGAATGTGTTGTACATCGTAAAGGAGCAACTCCGGCTGCCGAAGGACAACTCGGGATTATTCCCGGTTCGATGACAGCTCCCGGTTATATTGTGATGGGGAAAGGAAATCCGGAAAGTCTTAATTCAGCTTCACATGGAGCCGGAAGGGTGTTTTCCAGAGCAAAATGCAAAACAATGTTTACACAAAGTGACATTAAAAAAGAACTTAAAAAGCACGAAGTAACCCTGATAGGAGGGAATATTGATGAAGCTCCGATGGCCTATAAGGATATTATGAAGGTGATGGGGAACCAACAGGAATTAGTCAGTGTAATGGGAACATTTACACCGAAAATCGTGCGAATGGACAAATAA
- the prfH gene encoding peptide chain release factor H: MEKIIQLTSGRGPEECAWVVAQVLKKVLEEARTEGLEARVLQREAGSENGTVSTATLIIKGVGSADFVDSWTGTIQWIGVSQFRRMHKRKNWFIGIFEIQQSSVPKISYVDIKYQAMRSSGAGGQNVNKVSSAVRATHIPTGISVVAMDSRSQHQNKKIATERLVAKLEEASLELLKKEVEKKWENQLNIVRGNPKRVFKGTDFKKQQVEKSFKSTRQQLKNNLKNEIE; the protein is encoded by the coding sequence ATGGAAAAAATAATACAATTAACTTCCGGCAGAGGACCGGAAGAATGTGCCTGGGTAGTCGCCCAGGTACTTAAAAAAGTGTTGGAAGAGGCGAGAACGGAAGGACTTGAAGCACGGGTGTTACAACGCGAAGCGGGATCGGAAAACGGAACGGTTAGTACAGCAACGCTTATTATTAAAGGTGTGGGTAGCGCTGATTTTGTCGATTCCTGGACCGGAACAATACAATGGATTGGAGTTAGTCAGTTTCGAAGAATGCACAAACGGAAAAACTGGTTTATCGGAATTTTTGAAATTCAGCAATCTTCAGTACCGAAAATCTCGTATGTAGATATAAAATACCAGGCGATGCGAAGTTCCGGAGCCGGTGGGCAAAACGTGAATAAAGTGAGTTCGGCCGTACGTGCGACGCATATTCCAACCGGTATCAGTGTGGTAGCAATGGATAGTCGTTCGCAACATCAGAACAAAAAAATAGCAACGGAGCGTCTGGTTGCGAAACTGGAAGAAGCTTCATTAGAATTATTAAAGAAGGAGGTAGAAAAGAAATGGGAAAACCAGTTAAATATTGTAAGAGGAAATCCTAAACGTGTATTTAAAGGAACCGATTTTAAAAAGCAACAAGTGGAAAAAAGCTTTAAATCCACACGACAACAATTAAAAAACAACTTGAAAAACGAGATCGAATGA
- a CDS encoding FG-GAP-like repeat-containing protein, translated as MKKITLLLFLLGYVNLHAQNTCGTALAIGAGQYTVPFIDGTGVPSQTCVPGSPSLGTAFEWYSYTPTGNFSVTVSTDLPASNGRDTRIHVYKGSCGAITCVTGDDDSGNGSTSVASFSAFQGNTYYIVFDNKWDAIGFDFSLTEQPYIAPLISFTVQPQSLAGFSYKNCVVDMNGDYLDDIVAVGNNQMRILYQSANGTYTGTTFPLSGVSHLPSWSIAAGDLDKNGYNDLIFGGGNGATFVKSNADGSAYIAQSFSQYIFCQRTNFIDFNNDGHLDIFVCHDVNPNVIFINDGNNNLTYRQGGLGDHLQGGNYGSIWVDYDNDGDSDLFIAKCRGGNISASINELHRNDGNGVFTNVSAQAGLADPIQTWSSAWGDFDNDGDMDVFVGASSNTNGMHKLMRNNGDGTFTDITSTTGIPALTSLGQENVAHDFNNDGYIDIFGPGNTILFNNGNMTFTKQALGGISNGPIGDLNNDGFLDIHNGDNIYLNTPNANKWLKLSLKGIQSNANGIGARVEIYGPWGKQIRDVRSGDGFRNMSSLNVHFGLGNAVKADLVVIKWPSGIVDTYTNVNQNQHLVVVEGNTLSTTDHNKEQFAIYPNPSRDFIKIQFSDPSVIASKAIFYDVTGRISLSTTIDADVIDVRSLSQGTYILNIESSTGEKLSTKFIKN; from the coding sequence ATGAAAAAAATTACCTTATTACTTTTCTTGCTGGGATATGTAAATCTACATGCCCAAAACACTTGTGGTACCGCTCTTGCAATTGGAGCCGGACAATATACCGTTCCTTTTATTGACGGAACAGGAGTTCCGTCGCAAACCTGTGTTCCCGGAAGTCCTTCATTAGGAACTGCTTTCGAGTGGTATTCCTATACACCTACCGGTAACTTCAGCGTGACAGTATCAACCGATCTTCCGGCCAGTAACGGCAGAGATACCCGTATCCATGTTTACAAAGGTAGCTGTGGCGCTATAACTTGCGTAACCGGCGATGATGACAGCGGAAACGGAAGTACCTCTGTTGCGAGTTTCAGCGCTTTTCAGGGCAATACCTATTATATCGTTTTTGACAATAAATGGGATGCTATCGGTTTTGATTTCTCTCTTACCGAACAACCTTATATAGCTCCGCTAATAAGTTTTACAGTGCAACCACAATCACTTGCCGGTTTTTCCTACAAGAATTGCGTTGTGGATATGAACGGCGATTATCTGGATGATATCGTTGCTGTGGGTAACAACCAAATGCGCATTTTATACCAGTCGGCAAACGGTACTTATACCGGCACAACCTTTCCGTTATCAGGAGTTTCCCATCTTCCTTCCTGGAGTATTGCTGCCGGTGATCTGGATAAAAACGGGTACAATGATCTGATTTTCGGTGGTGGTAACGGCGCAACATTTGTTAAGTCCAATGCCGATGGTTCTGCTTATATTGCTCAGTCATTCTCTCAATATATTTTCTGTCAGCGTACTAACTTTATCGACTTTAACAATGATGGCCATCTGGATATTTTTGTTTGTCATGATGTAAACCCGAATGTTATTTTTATAAATGACGGGAACAACAATCTGACCTACCGCCAGGGCGGACTTGGCGATCATCTTCAAGGTGGAAATTACGGTTCTATTTGGGTTGATTATGACAATGACGGTGATTCCGATTTATTTATTGCGAAATGTCGCGGCGGAAATATTTCAGCCAGTATTAACGAGTTACATCGTAATGACGGTAACGGTGTTTTTACAAATGTTAGCGCTCAAGCCGGTTTAGCTGATCCGATTCAAACCTGGTCATCTGCCTGGGGCGATTTTGATAATGACGGTGACATGGATGTTTTTGTGGGCGCCAGTTCCAATACTAACGGAATGCATAAGCTAATGCGAAATAACGGAGACGGTACTTTTACCGATATAACTTCAACTACCGGTATTCCTGCTTTAACCAGTTTAGGGCAAGAAAATGTGGCCCACGATTTTAACAATGACGGCTATATTGATATTTTCGGTCCCGGAAATACGATACTGTTCAACAATGGTAATATGACTTTTACAAAACAAGCTTTAGGTGGTATTTCCAATGGTCCGATCGGTGATTTAAATAACGACGGATTCCTTGACATTCATAACGGAGATAATATTTACCTGAATACTCCTAACGCTAATAAATGGTTAAAATTATCGTTAAAAGGAATTCAAAGTAACGCTAACGGTATTGGTGCCCGAGTTGAAATTTACGGTCCGTGGGGAAAACAAATTCGTGATGTAAGAAGTGGTGACGGTTTTAGAAACATGAGTTCCCTTAATGTTCATTTCGGGTTAGGAAATGCTGTAAAAGCAGATCTTGTCGTGATAAAATGGCCTTCAGGTATTGTTGACACTTACACTAATGTGAATCAAAACCAACACTTGGTTGTTGTAGAAGGTAATACGCTGAGTACAACCGATCACAATAAAGAGCAATTTGCGATTTATCCGAATCCTTCCCGTGATTTTATTAAAATACAGTTCAGCGATCCTAGTGTTATTGCCAGCAAAGCAATTTTCTATGATGTTACCGGACGTATTTCATTATCAACTACGATTGATGCTGACGTAATCGATGTACGTAGTCTGTCACAAGGAACTTATATTCTGAATATTGAAAGTAGTACCGGAGAAAAACTAAGTACGAAATTCATCAAAAATTAA
- a CDS encoding YceI family protein, translating into MKRIVYFLALFFAVTAVQAQSKKVTKTGEITFEASVPAFEEVKAKSRNATFVLNTENGEIASLVLVKSFRFKIALMEEHFNENYIESDRYPKATFKGKIDNFKVGALTETAKDFTIRGKLEVHGKTKEVTVPAKIKKVGDDIAIQANFNVTSDDFNIEIPSVVSKKVSKTVAVSFDCLLK; encoded by the coding sequence ATGAAACGAATAGTATATTTTCTCGCACTGTTTTTTGCTGTTACAGCAGTACAGGCACAATCAAAAAAAGTAACCAAAACCGGTGAAATCACTTTTGAAGCATCAGTTCCTGCTTTTGAAGAAGTTAAAGCCAAAAGCCGTAACGCAACTTTTGTATTGAATACGGAGAACGGAGAAATTGCCAGTCTGGTACTGGTTAAAAGTTTTCGGTTTAAAATTGCGTTGATGGAAGAGCACTTTAATGAAAACTATATTGAAAGTGATCGTTATCCGAAAGCCACTTTTAAAGGTAAAATCGACAATTTTAAAGTAGGCGCTCTGACAGAAACCGCAAAAGATTTCACTATCCGGGGCAAACTGGAAGTACACGGTAAAACAAAAGAGGTAACAGTTCCGGCTAAAATTAAAAAAGTGGGCGATGATATTGCCATTCAGGCCAATTTTAATGTAACATCTGACGATTTCAACATTGAAATTCCTAGTGTAGTCAGCAAAAAAGTTTCTAAAACGGTAGCTGTCAGTTTTGATTGCCTTTTAAAGTGA